In Trichocoleus desertorum NBK24, the following are encoded in one genomic region:
- a CDS encoding S10 family peptidase, producing the protein MSETSPAVVRKSSTTEHALALSDRRIRYTASAEWQTLFDQEKPVAEMFHVAYLAEADEATARPLTFVFNGGPGAASAYLHMGALGPKRIYFDANGGLPKPPVRLVDNFESWLSFTDLVFIDPIGTGFSRSLPADQDKQDKSGESANSKESDKPKEVEFWEVERDLKALGEFIQRFLSRRKRWLSPIFIAGESYGGFRVAKLARKLQQEFGIGLSGAILISPALEFSLLGGNDYNLTSWATLLPSLAAAAAHHGRAQWAGEPGNLSAHMTAAELFARKTLIPLLAMGDALTSEERQTAYQQIANLIGLPVSLVERQAGRVDIEVFSRELLRDRQRIVGLYDASITAIDPFPDRTVYQGIDPTLDGLDRLFTGAINSHLRDTLGVETDLTYHLLNMETFKAWQFDLKGELKQGFIGAVDDLRVGMTLNPYMQVYITHGFFDLVTPYFASNHLADLMKLNPEIRPNLRLKHFQGGHMFYSWDDSRQQWFAEMQNFYREAIA; encoded by the coding sequence ATGTCTGAAACTTCTCCCGCTGTAGTCCGTAAGTCCAGCACTACTGAACATGCTCTGGCGCTGAGCGATCGCCGGATTCGCTATACAGCCTCAGCCGAGTGGCAAACTTTGTTTGACCAAGAAAAACCTGTGGCGGAAATGTTCCATGTCGCTTACCTAGCTGAAGCGGATGAAGCAACGGCTCGCCCCCTGACTTTTGTCTTTAATGGTGGGCCTGGGGCTGCTTCTGCCTATCTACACATGGGTGCGTTAGGGCCAAAGCGGATCTACTTTGATGCCAATGGTGGTTTGCCAAAGCCTCCGGTGCGATTGGTCGATAATTTCGAAAGTTGGCTCAGCTTTACGGATTTGGTGTTTATTGATCCCATTGGGACTGGTTTTAGCCGCAGTTTACCAGCGGATCAAGATAAACAGGATAAGTCGGGCGAGTCAGCCAATTCTAAAGAAAGTGATAAACCCAAGGAAGTAGAGTTTTGGGAAGTTGAGCGAGATTTGAAGGCGCTAGGAGAGTTTATTCAAAGATTTCTCTCGCGCCGCAAACGTTGGTTATCCCCCATCTTTATCGCGGGAGAGAGTTATGGTGGCTTCCGGGTGGCCAAGTTGGCTCGCAAGTTACAGCAAGAGTTTGGCATTGGTCTTTCCGGAGCGATCTTAATCTCTCCTGCCTTAGAATTCAGCTTGCTAGGCGGGAACGATTACAATCTCACCTCTTGGGCAACTCTATTGCCTTCCTTGGCCGCAGCCGCAGCTCATCATGGACGCGCTCAGTGGGCTGGAGAACCAGGCAATCTATCCGCTCATATGACCGCAGCCGAACTCTTTGCCCGTAAGACGCTGATTCCGCTGCTAGCAATGGGAGATGCCCTGACTTCTGAGGAACGTCAAACAGCTTATCAACAAATCGCCAATTTGATTGGCTTGCCTGTATCCCTCGTAGAAAGACAAGCTGGACGAGTTGACATTGAAGTCTTTTCGAGAGAACTGTTGCGCGATCGCCAGCGAATTGTCGGATTGTATGATGCTTCTATTACCGCGATCGATCCTTTTCCCGATCGCACCGTTTACCAAGGCATTGACCCCACTTTGGATGGGCTCGATCGCCTGTTTACAGGAGCCATCAACAGCCACTTGCGCGACACCTTGGGTGTGGAAACAGATTTGACCTACCACCTCCTGAATATGGAAACCTTTAAAGCTTGGCAGTTTGATCTCAAAGGAGAGTTGAAACAAGGCTTTATTGGTGCAGTTGATGACCTGCGGGTAGGAATGACGCTGAACCCTTATATGCAGGTGTATATCACCCACGGATTTTTTGATCTGGTCACTCCCTACTTTGCCTCCAATCATCTAGCAGATCTAATGAAGCTCAACCCTGAGATCCGCCCCAACCTGAGGCTGAAACATTTCCAAGGTGGACACATGTTTTATAGCTGGGATGACTCGCGCCAGCAGTGGTTTGCAGAGATGCAGAACTTTTATCGGGAGGCGATCGCCTAA
- a CDS encoding NAD-dependent epimerase/dehydratase family protein: protein MRILIMGGTRFIGVYLTRILVEQGHEVVLFNRGNKPAPVAGVQQIHGDRTDSAQLKEKLAPESFDAIFDNNGRELSDTQPLAELFKDKVQHFVYMSSAGVYLKSDQMPHVEGDAVDPKSRHRGKHETEAYLAEQGLPFTSIRPTYIYGPQNYNDLEAWFFDRIVRDRPIPIPGHGLHLTQLGHVQDLAQAMANVLGNPAAIGQIYNISGDRYVTFDGLARACAVAAGKSADAVEVVHYDPKQFDFGKRKAFPFRTQHFFASIQKAIAELNWQPKFNLVSGLQDSFQNDYLVSGRDKAAVDFSVDDEIWGA from the coding sequence ATGCGAATTTTGATTATGGGTGGTACTCGATTTATTGGGGTTTACCTGACCCGAATTCTGGTGGAGCAAGGGCATGAAGTGGTTTTGTTCAACCGAGGGAATAAACCTGCTCCGGTAGCGGGGGTGCAGCAAATTCATGGCGATCGCACGGACTCTGCTCAACTCAAGGAAAAATTAGCCCCAGAATCATTTGATGCCATCTTTGATAACAACGGTCGAGAGTTGAGCGATACCCAACCGTTAGCAGAACTGTTCAAAGATAAAGTGCAACATTTTGTCTATATGAGTTCGGCGGGGGTGTATCTGAAATCAGATCAGATGCCGCATGTGGAGGGAGATGCAGTAGATCCTAAAAGTCGGCATCGTGGTAAGCATGAGACGGAAGCTTATCTAGCGGAGCAGGGATTACCGTTTACCTCAATTCGTCCTACTTATATCTACGGCCCGCAAAACTACAACGACTTAGAAGCTTGGTTTTTTGATCGCATTGTGCGCGATCGCCCGATTCCGATCCCAGGACACGGGCTGCATCTGACGCAACTAGGGCATGTGCAGGATTTAGCTCAGGCAATGGCAAATGTGCTAGGCAATCCTGCGGCAATTGGACAAATTTACAATATCTCTGGCGATCGCTATGTCACCTTTGATGGCTTGGCGCGGGCTTGTGCCGTGGCTGCGGGTAAGTCTGCGGATGCGGTTGAAGTTGTGCATTACGACCCGAAGCAGTTTGATTTTGGTAAACGGAAAGCTTTCCCCTTCCGAACTCAACACTTCTTTGCTTCTATACAGAAGGCGATCGCGGAACTCAACTGGCAGCCTAAGTTCAATCTCGTTTCTGGCCTGCAAGACTCGTTTCAGAATGATTATCTCGTCTCTGGTCGGGACAAAGCAGCAGTAGACTTTTCAGTGGATGACGAGATCTGGGGCGCATGA
- a CDS encoding AAA family ATPase produces the protein MDFKHFVNFRLLRKEANLLYKSLSPLLSLDARFADAILIDLAKIVQLCGRSTGNLSSAELMAYLVVYALIKQDADKLNAAVNLWETSSEVQLQYQKITLQLLLDFTKDQQPEELILPSILNQLDEEKGTNYLGDITNALYKFAQTIVKADSTVDLQDLESLSLIWQRLHSYQKLENYQAGLKSISHLVPATPSSPSNAATNAGATPDSTATPSTQKPEEILEQALAELNDLTGMENIKEEVRTLTNFLKIQKVRAERGLAQTSVSLHAVFCGPPGTGKTTVARLMGRIYHGLGFLKKGHLVETDRTGLVAGYVGQTAQKVDELINSALDGVLFIDEAYALVPKEAGRDFGQEAIDVLLKRMEDYRDRLVIIVAGYTDEMTTFIESNPGLKSRFNRYFYFNHYKPEELLAIFEKMSGKSHFRLTSATKEKLRTLFSELYTNRDRTFGNARVVRNLFEKSIEQQANRLAVLTSLDDEVLTTLLPEDIPVDVVKVHAGKLDWQSLTT, from the coding sequence GTGGATTTCAAACACTTTGTGAATTTCCGACTGCTGCGAAAAGAAGCAAATCTGCTCTACAAGTCTCTCTCGCCTCTCCTGAGTTTAGATGCCAGATTCGCTGACGCTATCTTGATCGATCTGGCCAAAATCGTGCAACTCTGTGGCCGCAGTACTGGAAATTTGAGTTCTGCGGAATTGATGGCCTATTTGGTGGTCTATGCCCTAATTAAGCAGGATGCCGACAAACTCAACGCCGCTGTCAATCTATGGGAAACTTCTTCCGAAGTCCAGTTACAGTATCAAAAAATCACGTTGCAGTTACTGTTAGACTTCACTAAAGATCAACAGCCTGAGGAGTTGATCTTACCTTCTATTTTGAATCAACTGGATGAGGAGAAGGGCACTAACTATTTGGGAGATATAACCAATGCTCTCTACAAATTTGCCCAGACTATCGTTAAAGCAGACAGTACCGTCGATCTACAAGATTTGGAATCTCTGTCTCTCATCTGGCAGCGGCTACATTCCTATCAGAAATTAGAGAATTACCAGGCGGGATTAAAATCGATCTCTCACCTAGTTCCTGCCACACCAAGCTCCCCATCAAACGCTGCTACAAATGCTGGAGCAACTCCTGACTCAACAGCCACTCCTAGCACACAGAAACCAGAAGAGATTCTGGAGCAGGCGTTAGCTGAACTGAATGATCTGACTGGGATGGAAAATATTAAAGAAGAGGTCAGAACTTTAACTAATTTCCTCAAAATCCAGAAAGTACGAGCCGAGCGAGGTTTAGCTCAAACTTCAGTATCACTCCATGCTGTATTCTGTGGGCCACCTGGAACCGGGAAGACCACTGTAGCTCGGTTGATGGGGCGGATCTACCACGGCCTGGGGTTTCTGAAGAAGGGACATTTAGTAGAGACCGATCGCACAGGTTTAGTGGCGGGTTATGTGGGTCAAACAGCACAGAAAGTAGATGAATTAATTAACTCGGCTCTAGATGGCGTTCTGTTTATTGACGAAGCTTATGCTCTAGTTCCTAAAGAAGCTGGACGTGATTTTGGTCAAGAAGCGATCGATGTTTTGCTCAAACGGATGGAAGATTATCGCGATCGCCTAGTTATCATCGTGGCAGGCTACACCGATGAAATGACCACTTTTATTGAATCAAATCCTGGCTTAAAATCTCGTTTTAATCGCTATTTTTACTTCAACCACTACAAACCAGAAGAGTTGCTGGCCATCTTTGAAAAGATGTCTGGCAAAAGCCATTTTCGCTTGACTTCCGCTACCAAAGAGAAGCTAAGAACCCTGTTTTCAGAACTCTATACCAATCGAGATCGAACCTTTGGTAATGCTAGAGTGGTGCGTAATTTGTTTGAGAAGAGTATTGAACAACAAGCCAACCGACTAGCTGTTCTGACATCACTCGATGATGAGGTTCTCACCACATTGCTTCCCGAAGATATTCCTGTTGATGTGGTTAAAGTCCATGCAGGGAAGCTGGACTGGCAAAGCTTAACTACTTAA
- a CDS encoding glycosyltransferase family 39 protein — MKRLHYLALVGAIALGTALRFWNLDAKPLWLDEVITAIFSFGRSYYDVPLNVLFPHTVLEQVFTLKAGISCPQIAQTVSTESVHPPLFFCLLHGWLQWVNPLAQSWVWKLRSLPALFGVAVIIAIYGLNRVAFSPRAGLMAAALMAVSPFAVYLSQEARHYTLPMLLITLALLGLVQMQQDLWRSRRTRPLPWLGWILVNGIGFYIHYFFLLAFVGQVVTLVGMAVWQRSRISRYHWGAIALAISGVALSYLPWIPTLLSHTGRPETDWLSPFQPSWLDKLAPLYQLPAAWLIMVVSFPVENQPLWLAIPAALLMLVFTVWFGRYVIRGLKQLWREPETHLATITLSSFIFCVVLEFLGIVYVLGKDITVVPRYNFVYYPAVCALLGTSLARLSQNHPWPEKISWQHYWTAYRVQLSVLLVGFLSCIFLGLGLTFQKPYQPQRVVENFLLEPTKPLVVVAGYDTLLEVALGLSFDLEVHRRSLVSPDINKNISFGFLSRRPTYSQFWQNLAKVQPPVSSPPNLWIVGSGLRRQEFPAQLSLPSQANLGAEAVTCDRDEENYHRIGVPYQLYRCTAR, encoded by the coding sequence ATGAAACGTTTACACTATTTGGCTTTGGTTGGGGCGATCGCTCTGGGGACAGCCTTACGCTTCTGGAATTTGGATGCCAAACCCCTCTGGCTGGATGAAGTGATTACGGCCATTTTTAGCTTTGGTCGTAGCTACTATGATGTGCCGCTGAATGTGTTGTTTCCCCATACGGTTCTGGAGCAAGTGTTTACGCTCAAGGCGGGGATTAGTTGCCCGCAAATTGCTCAAACTGTCAGTACCGAATCTGTGCATCCGCCGCTGTTCTTTTGCCTGCTGCATGGTTGGTTGCAGTGGGTTAATCCATTGGCGCAGTCTTGGGTGTGGAAGCTGCGATCGCTTCCCGCTTTATTTGGTGTTGCAGTCATCATCGCTATCTATGGCCTAAATCGGGTTGCTTTCTCTCCCAGAGCAGGGTTGATGGCCGCAGCTCTGATGGCGGTATCTCCTTTTGCAGTTTATCTCTCGCAGGAGGCGCGTCACTATACTTTGCCAATGTTGTTGATTACGCTGGCCCTGTTGGGATTAGTGCAGATGCAACAGGATCTGTGGCGATCGCGGCGGACCAGACCCTTGCCTTGGCTCGGTTGGATTTTGGTCAACGGCATTGGGTTCTACATCCACTATTTTTTCTTGTTAGCGTTTGTGGGGCAAGTGGTTACTCTAGTCGGGATGGCAGTTTGGCAACGCTCTAGAATCTCTCGTTATCATTGGGGAGCGATCGCCCTAGCCATTTCTGGCGTGGCTTTGAGTTATCTCCCTTGGATTCCGACATTACTCAGCCACACAGGTCGTCCAGAGACTGATTGGCTATCTCCTTTTCAACCCAGTTGGCTAGACAAGTTGGCACCGCTCTATCAACTGCCTGCGGCTTGGCTAATCATGGTGGTCTCCTTTCCTGTTGAAAATCAGCCGCTCTGGCTCGCAATTCCAGCTGCTCTACTAATGTTAGTGTTTACAGTCTGGTTTGGGCGCTATGTTATTCGCGGCTTAAAACAGCTGTGGAGAGAGCCAGAAACCCATCTAGCCACGATCACTCTCAGTAGTTTTATCTTTTGCGTGGTGCTGGAATTTTTGGGAATTGTTTATGTCTTAGGTAAAGACATCACAGTGGTACCTCGCTACAACTTTGTCTACTATCCAGCAGTTTGCGCTTTGCTAGGAACCAGTTTAGCTCGGCTGTCTCAAAATCATCCCTGGCCTGAAAAAATATCTTGGCAGCACTACTGGACAGCCTACCGAGTTCAGCTTAGTGTCTTATTGGTCGGTTTCCTTAGCTGTATCTTTTTAGGACTGGGTTTAACCTTTCAAAAACCCTATCAGCCACAACGAGTCGTTGAAAACTTCCTGCTGGAACCTACTAAACCTCTAGTAGTCGTAGCGGGGTATGACACCCTCTTAGAAGTAGCGTTAGGACTCAGCTTCGACTTAGAAGTGCATCGGCGATCGCTCGTCTCTCCAGACATCAACAAAAACATCTCCTTTGGTTTCTTGAGCCGCAGACCGACCTACAGCCAATTCTGGCAAAACCTAGCCAAAGTGCAGCCGCCTGTCTCTAGTCCACCGAACTTGTGGATTGTCGGGAGTGGTTTAAGGCGTCAAGAATTTCCAGCGCAGTTGAGTTTACCGAGCCAAGCTAACTTGGGAGCCGAAGCGGTGACTTGCGATCGCGACGAAGAGAACTATCATCGTATTGGCGTGCCTTATCAACTGTATCGTTGCACTGCGAGATAA